A portion of the Mesobacillus sp. AQ2 genome contains these proteins:
- a CDS encoding MBL fold metallo-hydrolase → MYFKSFFDDQLAHMSYLIGCQRTGEALVIDPARNIQPYLDIAKKEGFNISAATETHIHADYLSGARELAHHHGAKLYVSDEGDKDWKYQYVDQYEHELLTEGSTFNIGNIYFEVIHTPGHTPESISFLLTDKGGGANEPMGIFTGDFLFVGDVGRPDLLEKAAGIKDTSEAGARQMYESLRKVENLSDFLQIWPAHGAGSACGKSLGAVPMSTLGYEKKFNWAFQIKEEDQFVQELLAGQPEPPKYFAQMKKLNKEGPELLRREETPEVSLSDTGNAAVVDTRQASDYAAGHAEGTINIPYNKSFANWAGWLLSYDQDIVLIAEPEKLPDVKKSLQSIGLDQVTGYVDSEELGGSHEEYKSVTASEAKELMEDENYFVIDVRNQSEWDSGHIPGAHHMMLGNLTDKIDEVPKDKKIIAHCQSGARSAIGTSLLLKNGFKDVLNLEGGFSAWEQEGLPVKKN, encoded by the coding sequence ATGTATTTCAAATCATTTTTTGATGACCAGCTAGCACATATGTCGTACTTGATCGGCTGCCAGAGGACGGGCGAGGCGCTTGTCATCGACCCGGCAAGGAATATCCAGCCTTATCTGGATATCGCAAAAAAAGAAGGATTCAATATTTCAGCCGCAACCGAAACCCATATTCATGCGGATTATCTGTCAGGAGCAAGGGAACTTGCTCACCACCATGGCGCCAAGCTGTATGTATCAGATGAAGGGGATAAGGACTGGAAATATCAATATGTCGACCAGTATGAGCATGAATTGCTGACTGAGGGCTCGACTTTCAATATTGGGAATATTTATTTTGAAGTGATCCACACGCCAGGACATACGCCGGAAAGCATCTCATTCCTGCTGACGGATAAGGGCGGCGGTGCCAATGAACCAATGGGCATCTTTACGGGCGACTTCCTGTTTGTAGGCGATGTCGGCCGTCCTGACCTTCTCGAAAAAGCAGCTGGCATCAAGGATACATCGGAAGCAGGCGCCCGCCAGATGTACGAATCGCTCCGCAAAGTGGAAAACCTGTCTGACTTCCTGCAAATATGGCCAGCACACGGAGCAGGAAGCGCCTGTGGAAAATCCCTAGGCGCGGTGCCAATGTCGACATTAGGCTATGAAAAAAAATTCAACTGGGCTTTCCAGATCAAAGAAGAGGACCAATTTGTTCAGGAGCTGCTAGCCGGACAACCAGAGCCTCCGAAATACTTCGCTCAGATGAAAAAGCTGAACAAGGAAGGCCCTGAATTGCTCAGACGCGAGGAAACCCCTGAAGTGTCATTGTCCGACACAGGGAATGCTGCAGTCGTAGATACCCGGCAGGCAAGTGACTATGCCGCGGGGCATGCAGAAGGAACGATCAACATTCCATACAATAAATCCTTCGCAAACTGGGCAGGATGGCTATTAAGCTATGACCAGGACATCGTATTGATCGCAGAACCGGAAAAACTGCCTGATGTGAAAAAATCCCTGCAATCAATCGGTCTTGACCAGGTAACCGGGTATGTTGATTCGGAAGAGCTCGGAGGAAGCCACGAGGAATATAAGTCTGTAACTGCCAGCGAGGCAAAAGAGCTAATGGAAGACGAAAACTACTTTGTCATCGACGTCCGCAACCAGAGCGAATGGGACAGCGGCCATATCCCCGGTGCCCATCATATGATGCTCGGCAACCTGACCGACAAGATTGACGAAGTGCCAAAAGACAAGAAAATCATCGCCCATTGCCAATCAGGAGCACGCTCTGCCATCGGAACAAGCCTGCTGCTGAAAAATGGCTTCAAGGATGTATTAAACCTCGAAGGCGGCTTCTCCGCATGGGAACAAGAAGGATTGCCTGTTAAAAAAAATTAA
- a CDS encoding response regulator transcription factor: MKILVIEDNESVCAMIEMFFSKEGIEGRFVNDGLEGYEAYKNEDWDLMIVDWMLPGMDGVTLCRKIRQEGSDIPIIMLTAKDSESDQVLGLEMGADDYVTKPFSPLALMARIKAVARRYQKQKPDENSDVGTSRLKINKETREVSLDGKPVTNLTPKEFDLLLLFAQHPRQVFTREQLLERVWGYQFYGDERTVDVHIKRLRKKLGTAEQPFFHTVWGVGYKFDECVDGHEG; this comes from the coding sequence GTGAAAATATTAGTGATTGAGGATAATGAGAGTGTGTGCGCGATGATTGAGATGTTTTTTTCGAAAGAGGGCATTGAAGGCAGGTTTGTGAATGATGGCCTAGAGGGTTATGAGGCTTATAAAAATGAGGATTGGGATTTAATGATTGTCGACTGGATGCTGCCGGGGATGGATGGTGTCACCTTATGCAGGAAGATCAGGCAGGAGGGCAGTGATATTCCCATTATCATGCTGACGGCAAAGGACAGTGAGTCGGACCAGGTTCTTGGGCTTGAAATGGGGGCGGATGATTATGTGACGAAGCCGTTCAGTCCGCTGGCTTTGATGGCGAGGATCAAGGCTGTGGCACGCCGTTACCAAAAACAGAAGCCTGACGAGAACAGCGATGTCGGGACAAGCCGGCTGAAAATCAACAAAGAAACACGTGAGGTGAGCCTGGACGGCAAGCCAGTGACGAATTTGACACCAAAAGAGTTTGACCTGCTCCTGCTTTTCGCCCAGCATCCGCGTCAGGTGTTTACGAGGGAACAGCTTCTCGAGCGTGTCTGGGGTTATCAGTTTTACGGAGATGAGCGTACGGTCGATGTCCATATCAAGCGTTTAAGGAAGAAGCTTGGCACAGCTGAACAGCCATTCTTCCACACTGTATGGGGAGTCGGCTATAAATTCGACGAATGTGTTGATGGGCATGAAGGTTAA
- a CDS encoding MFS transporter, giving the protein MDQSAREAQQNQGTEKIWSKDFLFIFLANFFIFLGFQMTLPTIPLFVEHLGGNDQLIGFVVGIFTFSALLVRPFAGRMLETKGRGFIYLTGLAIFVFSVGSFGFASGIAFLFLMRIIQGVGWGFSTTASGTIATDLIPPRRRGEGMGYFGLSGNVALAMGPTLGLALAAAITFKQLFLISAALGIAAFLLASRITYKKVEQSEEKTVKRRWDVYERSALQPSLLLLFITITFGGIASFLPLYSAQKGIAGIEWYFFIFALTLMLSRSFAGQLYDKKGHGAVFLPGTFLIMIAMILLAWLPNSLVMFIAAGLYGFGFGSVQPALQAWAVQDAPMNRKGMANATFFSFFDLGVGVGAMAFGQIGHWLGYGSIYIASAISVFASILLYILMMKKTPRT; this is encoded by the coding sequence ATGGATCAATCAGCAAGAGAAGCTCAGCAAAATCAGGGCACTGAGAAAATTTGGAGCAAGGATTTCCTGTTTATATTCCTGGCGAATTTCTTCATATTCCTCGGGTTTCAAATGACCTTGCCTACCATCCCGCTATTCGTGGAGCATTTGGGCGGAAATGACCAATTGATCGGTTTTGTCGTAGGAATTTTCACCTTTTCGGCATTGCTCGTGCGCCCATTCGCCGGCCGGATGCTGGAAACGAAAGGGAGAGGCTTCATTTACCTCACAGGTCTGGCAATCTTTGTGTTCTCAGTAGGTTCATTTGGATTCGCATCTGGAATTGCCTTCTTGTTTCTAATGCGAATTATCCAGGGGGTTGGCTGGGGATTTTCGACAACAGCATCTGGCACGATCGCAACGGATTTAATCCCGCCGAGGCGCAGGGGAGAAGGAATGGGATACTTCGGGCTCTCCGGAAACGTTGCTCTCGCGATGGGACCTACGCTTGGACTTGCTTTGGCTGCTGCCATTACCTTCAAACAATTATTTCTAATCAGTGCCGCTCTGGGCATTGCTGCATTTCTCCTTGCATCACGTATCACCTATAAAAAGGTGGAACAGTCCGAAGAGAAAACAGTGAAGCGAAGGTGGGATGTATATGAAAGATCTGCCCTGCAGCCGTCCTTGCTATTATTGTTCATTACGATCACCTTTGGAGGAATCGCTTCATTCCTGCCGCTCTACTCAGCGCAGAAGGGAATCGCAGGGATCGAGTGGTACTTTTTTATTTTTGCGTTGACGCTGATGCTCTCCAGGTCATTCGCAGGCCAACTTTATGATAAAAAAGGACATGGTGCTGTCTTCCTGCCAGGAACATTTTTAATCATGATCGCTATGATCCTTTTGGCGTGGCTGCCTAACAGCCTTGTGATGTTCATTGCAGCCGGCCTGTATGGATTCGGTTTTGGCTCCGTCCAGCCCGCATTACAGGCTTGGGCTGTCCAGGATGCTCCGATGAACAGGAAAGGGATGGCGAATGCCACTTTCTTCTCCTTTTTCGATTTAGGTGTTGGAGTCGGGGCGATGGCTTTCGGCCAGATTGGCCACTGGCTTGGATATGGAAGCATCTACATTGCTTCCGCCATTTCCGTTTTTGCTTCAATTCTTCTCTATATTTTAATGATGAAAAAGACCCCAAGAACCTAG
- a CDS encoding DoxX family protein: MLAKWLRENNVAAGLLTVIRVWLGYNWMTAGWGKLTGEGFDATGYLKNAVANPVKGPDGHMVYGWYVNFLENFAIPNVDLFNFIVPLGEFLIGLGLILGCLTTAAMFFGLVMNFSFFLAGTVSHNPTDIFFGFIILFAGYNAGKYGLDRWVVPFIRKTVLKREPEAAHKTV, encoded by the coding sequence ATGTTAGCGAAATGGTTAAGAGAAAACAATGTTGCTGCTGGCCTGTTGACTGTCATCAGGGTATGGCTCGGATATAACTGGATGACTGCTGGATGGGGTAAATTGACTGGTGAAGGATTCGATGCTACCGGATATCTGAAAAATGCAGTTGCCAATCCAGTGAAAGGCCCGGATGGACACATGGTTTATGGATGGTATGTGAATTTCCTTGAAAACTTCGCGATTCCAAACGTCGACCTATTCAACTTCATCGTGCCGCTTGGTGAATTCCTTATCGGTCTTGGATTGATCCTAGGTTGTTTGACAACTGCTGCGATGTTCTTCGGACTTGTGATGAACTTCAGTTTCTTCCTTGCCGGCACTGTATCTCATAACCCAACTGACATCTTCTTCGGCTTCATCATTCTGTTCGCTGGCTACAATGCTGGCAAATACGGTTTAGACCGCTGGGTAGTTCCTTTCATCCGCAAGACTGTTTTAAAGAGAGAACCGGAAGCCGCACATAAAACCGTTTAA
- a CDS encoding DoxX family membrane protein, translating into MFAKWLRENNVAAGLLTFIRIWLGYNWMTAGWGKLTGEGFDATGYLTNAIANPVKGPDGIVYGWYVSFLENFALPNIELFNFIVPVGEFLVGLGLILGCLTTAAMFFGLIMNFSFFLAGTVSHNPTDIFFGFILLFAGYNAGRYGLDRWVIPFIRKTILRNKAAAK; encoded by the coding sequence ATGTTCGCAAAATGGTTAAGGGAAAACAATGTGGCAGCTGGCCTGCTGACATTCATTCGGATCTGGCTAGGCTATAACTGGATGACTGCCGGATGGGGAAAATTGACCGGAGAGGGATTTGATGCAACAGGGTATTTGACCAATGCCATTGCCAACCCTGTCAAAGGCCCTGATGGAATTGTTTATGGATGGTATGTATCTTTTCTGGAAAATTTCGCACTTCCAAATATTGAGCTTTTCAACTTTATCGTTCCTGTCGGTGAATTCCTCGTTGGATTGGGACTCATTCTTGGCTGTCTGACAACAGCAGCAATGTTCTTCGGATTGATCATGAACTTCAGTTTCTTCCTTGCCGGAACCGTATCACATAACCCAACAGATATCTTCTTTGGCTTCATCCTCCTTTTCGCCGGATATAACGCAGGAAGATATGGGCTGGACCGCTGGGTGATCCCATTCATCCGAAAAACAATCCTTAGGAACAAAGCGGCAGCTAAATGA
- a CDS encoding DUF445 domain-containing protein, whose translation MEKRNNRSRHLAAISLAIMGAGFLAMIPFQDSLIGKLLMGGFEAGLVGGLADWFAVTALFRHPLGIPIPHTALLPKNRDKVTRALINMLENDWLTKESIMEKFKQIHILDKIFETVEKELHSESVKNSLQAFSLDVARKVDVERFAPTIEKEIKGFLLSADSSEFLQKASSHILAKEYDSAAFDYVLQETEKWASQAEAKMVLGKLGKQAIDTTEADGLLKFAIQSFSNMITEEKVGNILQSFILKRMKNLQQEDNRYRHMILEKIQKELGSINEREALMSEIQSWKNKMVEEMDLTGQIKGVLAKSKDRLMAFIEKDSFVDDTVIPVVKKFIDEIKADDEKVSATETWLHAKIAGLIERNHSKIGKLVRENLDKLDTETLIDMMENNVGKDLQWIRVNGAVCGFLIGLGLTIFKLIVM comes from the coding sequence ATGGAAAAACGAAATAATAGATCTAGACATTTAGCGGCTATTTCGCTGGCGATTATGGGAGCGGGGTTCCTTGCGATGATTCCTTTCCAGGACTCGCTGATCGGGAAACTGCTGATGGGCGGCTTTGAAGCCGGTCTGGTCGGCGGACTCGCTGACTGGTTTGCTGTGACGGCGTTGTTCAGGCATCCGCTCGGCATTCCGATTCCGCATACGGCACTTTTGCCGAAAAATCGTGATAAAGTAACACGCGCATTAATCAATATGCTTGAGAATGACTGGCTCACAAAAGAAAGCATCATGGAAAAGTTCAAGCAGATTCATATTTTGGATAAAATTTTTGAAACAGTTGAGAAGGAGCTTCACTCTGAATCTGTTAAAAACAGCCTCCAGGCATTCAGCCTGGATGTGGCTAGGAAAGTGGACGTTGAAAGATTTGCGCCAACAATCGAAAAAGAAATCAAAGGCTTCCTGCTCTCAGCTGATTCTTCCGAGTTTTTGCAAAAGGCCTCAAGCCATATCCTGGCGAAGGAATATGATTCAGCTGCATTTGACTATGTCCTGCAAGAGACAGAAAAATGGGCATCACAGGCTGAAGCGAAAATGGTCCTTGGCAAGCTTGGAAAACAGGCAATTGATACAACCGAAGCGGATGGTCTCCTGAAATTCGCAATTCAATCTTTCAGCAATATGATCACCGAAGAAAAGGTCGGCAACATCTTGCAATCATTTATTTTAAAAAGAATGAAAAACCTGCAGCAGGAGGATAACCGATACCGCCATATGATTCTTGAAAAGATCCAAAAAGAACTGGGAAGTATCAATGAGCGCGAAGCCCTCATGTCGGAAATCCAATCCTGGAAAAATAAAATGGTCGAAGAAATGGATTTGACCGGACAAATCAAAGGAGTCCTGGCTAAGTCTAAGGATCGCTTGATGGCTTTTATCGAAAAGGACAGTTTTGTGGATGACACGGTGATTCCCGTAGTGAAAAAATTCATTGATGAAATCAAAGCAGACGATGAAAAAGTTTCAGCGACCGAAACATGGCTTCATGCTAAAATAGCTGGGCTGATTGAAAGAAACCATTCAAAAATCGGGAAGCTTGTCAGAGAAAACCTGGATAAGCTTGATACAGAAACACTGATTGACATGATGGAAAACAATGTTGGAAAAGACCTGCAATGGATCAGGGTGAACGGCGCGGTATGCGGTTTCCTGATCGGGCTGGGCTTAACCATCTTCAAACTCATTGTCATGTGA
- a CDS encoding MetQ/NlpA family ABC transporter substrate-binding protein — protein MKKLLFSLLLLLSISLLAACGSDSASGGDAKADKKQVTFGATSGPYSDMVTKGIKPLLEKKGYEVKVVEFSDYIQPNLALSKGDLDANLFQHKVYMENFAKEHDLELSEVIVVPTAPMGIYSKKFNSLDEVAEGSDIAIPNDPTNAARAFLILEDAGLITLDPNADPLTVSEKDVKDNVKNLQFKPIEAAQLPRAVESVDLSAVPGNFALAAKMDLLTALQLENMPDQYRNRVVINTKDQDAQFAEDIKEVVESDEFEKIIDNDFKGFGKPEWMK, from the coding sequence ATGAAGAAATTATTATTCTCTTTACTGTTACTTCTATCAATCAGCTTGTTGGCTGCATGCGGCAGTGACTCAGCCTCAGGCGGCGATGCGAAGGCTGACAAAAAGCAGGTAACATTCGGAGCGACATCCGGACCGTACAGTGATATGGTCACAAAAGGCATCAAGCCTCTGCTTGAGAAAAAAGGCTATGAAGTGAAAGTGGTCGAATTCAGCGATTACATCCAGCCTAATCTGGCTTTGTCAAAAGGAGACCTTGATGCCAACCTGTTCCAGCACAAGGTGTACATGGAGAATTTTGCAAAAGAACACGATCTTGAACTGTCTGAAGTAATTGTTGTACCAACAGCGCCAATGGGGATCTACTCCAAGAAGTTCAATTCACTGGATGAAGTCGCAGAGGGTTCAGACATCGCGATTCCAAACGATCCAACAAATGCTGCGCGTGCCTTCCTGATCCTTGAGGATGCCGGCCTGATTACACTCGATCCTAATGCTGATCCGCTGACTGTTTCTGAAAAAGATGTAAAAGATAATGTCAAGAACCTGCAGTTCAAGCCAATCGAAGCAGCTCAGCTTCCAAGGGCTGTTGAGAGCGTCGACCTGTCAGCGGTACCCGGCAACTTTGCCCTCGCAGCAAAAATGGATCTGTTGACTGCGCTTCAGCTTGAAAACATGCCGGACCAGTATCGCAACCGTGTCGTCATTAACACAAAGGACCAGGATGCCCAATTTGCAGAGGACATCAAGGAAGTCGTCGAGTCTGATGAGTTTGAAAAAATCATCGATAATGATTTCAAAGGTTTTGGAAAGCCAGAATGGATGAAGTAA
- a CDS encoding cupin domain-containing protein — MKKVNISEKFSLFNDYWSPKIAGEINDMHVKFAKLKGEFIWHMHEHEDEMFLVMKGKLLLKFRYKDVHLNEGEFIIVPKGVEHLPIAEEEADVIFFEPKSTLNTGNEQNDRTVSDLQSI, encoded by the coding sequence CTGAAAAAGGTTAATATCAGTGAAAAGTTTTCGCTTTTTAATGACTATTGGAGCCCGAAAATAGCGGGGGAAATCAATGATATGCATGTGAAATTCGCCAAGCTGAAGGGGGAATTCATCTGGCATATGCATGAACATGAGGATGAGATGTTCCTAGTTATGAAAGGAAAGCTCTTGCTCAAGTTTCGGTATAAAGATGTGCATTTGAATGAGGGAGAATTTATCATTGTGCCAAAAGGCGTAGAGCACCTTCCAATTGCCGAGGAGGAAGCAGATGTCATCTTTTTTGAGCCAAAGTCCACCTTGAATACCGGTAATGAACAAAATGACCGAACGGTGTCTGATCTTCAATCGATATAA